The Radiobacillus deserti genomic interval ATTTTTTATTAAAAACCACTTGATTGTACGTACAATTAATAATATTATAGAATTACATACCAAAACATACGTATAAAATTTGTTGTGGGAAGGTGTTGATTTTTAATTGTTGGATAACTTGAAACAACAAGTTTTGGAAGCGAACCGAGCTCTTCCGCATTATGGACTTGTAACTTTTACTTGGGGGAATGTAAGCGGTTTTAGTAAAGAACTAGAATTGGTAGTGATTAAACCAAGTGGCATTCCTTACGAAAAATTAACCTTGAAGGATCTAGTAGTCGTAGATCTAGACGGAAATGTTGTGGAAGGAGATTTAAACCCTTCCTCCGATACCCCAACCCATATCGTTCTATATAAAAATTTTCCTGATATAGGCGGAGTCGTTCATACGCATTCCTCGTGGGCTACAAGCTTTGCGCAAGCAGGTAAATCTATACCCTGTTTAGGAACTACCCAAGGAGATTATTTTTATGGCACTATTCCTTGTACACGTCGAATGACAGATGAAGAGATTAATGGAGAGTATGAACTAGAAACAGGGAATGTCATTGTAGAAACCTTTGAAACAAATGACATTCATCCGCTGGAGGTACCAGGCGCGTTGGTTCATAGTCATGCGCCATTCACTTGGGGAAAGAATCCTAATGAAGCGATTCATAATGCCGTTGTTTTAGAGGAAGTGGCCAAGATGGCGTGGAGGACATACCTCATTAATCCTGATATCTCGCCAATGGATCGTGTACTTTTAGATAAACATTATCTTCGT includes:
- the araD gene encoding L-ribulose-5-phosphate 4-epimerase, whose translation is MLDNLKQQVLEANRALPHYGLVTFTWGNVSGFSKELELVVIKPSGIPYEKLTLKDLVVVDLDGNVVEGDLNPSSDTPTHIVLYKNFPDIGGVVHTHSSWATSFAQAGKSIPCLGTTQGDYFYGTIPCTRRMTDEEINGEYELETGNVIVETFETNDIHPLEVPGALVHSHAPFTWGKNPNEAIHNAVVLEEVAKMAWRTYLINPDISPMDRVLLDKHYLRKHGKNAYYGQK